A section of the Phaseolus vulgaris cultivar G19833 chromosome 8, P. vulgaris v2.0, whole genome shotgun sequence genome encodes:
- the LOC137826021 gene encoding O-fucosyltransferase 7 produces MQRRKWIPLALLRKLLILAICFIAFVALFSVRIHIVPSSKDHRFNDKISTAQDLQSWTRELAPPHLSKAPLSTPKWNGTRGYLDYQKLWKPPSNRGFLPCAEPTPNYTTPAESRGYLLVHTNGGLNQMRSGICDMVAVARIIKATLVIPELDKRSFWQDTSNFSDVFDEEHFMNSLANDVKIIKKLPYDLVNETKVVKQFISWSGMDYYENEIASLWADYQVIRASKSDSRLANNNLPPDIQKLRCRACYEALRFSPRIEKLGKLLVERMRSFGPYIALHLRYEKDMLAFSGCTHDLSLVEAEELRMIRENISYWKIKEIDPIEQRSKGLCPLTPKEVGIFLTALGYPSTTPIYIAAGEIYGGESHMAELRSRYPLLMSKEKLASIEELEPFSNHASQMAALDYIVSIESDVFIPSYSGNMAKAVEGHRRFLGRGRTISPDKKVLVRLFDKLDQGLMTEGKKLSNRIIDLHRRRLGSPRKRKGPISGTKGMERFRSEETFYANPLPDCLCRREPAPALNISHIV; encoded by the exons ATGCAGAGGCGCAAGTGGATTCCGTTGGCGCTGCTGAGAAAGTTGCTAATTTTAGCCATATGCTTCATAGCGTTTGTGGCTCTCTTCTCCGTGCGCATACACATTGTTCCTTCCTCTAAGGATCACAGGTTCAACGACAAGATCTCCACG GCTCAGGATCTGCAGAGCTGGACGCGAGAGCTCGCACCACCCCATTTGTCCAAAGCTCCACTTTCTACTCCCAAG TGGAATGGTACAAGAGGGTACTTAGATTACCAGAAGTTGTGGAAGCCTCCATCAAATCGTGGGTTTTTGCCTTGTGCAGAGCCCACACCTAACTACACCA CTCCTGCAGAGTCGCGAGGATATCTTTTAGTACATACAAATGGTGGGCTCAACCAAATGCGTTCTGGG ATATGTGATATGGTAGCAGTGGCTCGTATCATAAAGGCCACTCTAGTAATTCCAGAACTTGATAAAAGATCATTTTGGCAAGATACTAG CAATTTCTCTGATGTTTTTGATGAAGAGCATTTTATGAATTCTCTAGCTAATGATGTAAAAATCATTAAGAAACTCCCCTACGATCTGGTTAATGAAACCAAAGTGGTCAAGCAATTCATAAGCTGGTCTGGCATGGATTACTACGAGAATGAGATTGCTAGCTTGTGGGCAGATTACCAA GTTATTCGAGCTTCCAAATCTGATTCACGATTAGCAAACAACAATCTACCTCCGGACATACAGAAGCTTCGTTGCCGGGCTTGTTATGAAGCACTTCGCTTCTCTCCTCGCATTGAAAAACTGGGAAAA CTGTTGGTAGAGAGGATGAGGTCATTTGGTCCTTACATTGCGCTGCATTTGCGTTACGAGAAGGATATGCTTGCATTTAGTGGCTGCACCCATGATTTATCTCTTGTTGAAGCTGAAGAGCTTCGGATGATCAG AGAGAACATTTCCTATTGGAAAATAAAGGAGATTGATCCAATAGAACAGAGGTCCAAAGGGCTTTGCCCCTTAACTCCAAAGGAAGTTGGGATTTTTCTTACTGCTCTTGGATACCCATCAACAACTCCGATATATATTGCTGCTGGAGAGATATATGGGGGCGAGTCTCACATGGCTGAATTGCGTTCCCGATATCCATTGTTGATGAGCAAG GAAAAGTTGGCATCCATAGAAGAGCTTGAACCTTTTTCCAATCATGCATCCCAAATGGCTGCTCTTGACTATATTGTATCTATTGAAAGTGATGTATTCATACCTTCTTATTCCGGAAACATGGCGAAGGCTGTTGAGGGTCATCGTCGATTTCTTGGACGTGGAAGAACAATATCTCCAGATAA GAAAGTCCTCGTTCGCCTGTTTGATAAACTGGATCAGGGACTAATGACGGAGGGGAAGAAATTATCAAATAGGATTATTGATCTCCACCGAAGACG ACTTGGTTCTCCTAGAAAGAGAAAAGGGCCAATTTCTGGGACAAAGGGGATGGAAAGGTTCCGGTCAGAAGAAACCTTTTATGCTAATCCCCTACCTGATTGTTTATGCCGGAGAGAACCAGCACCAGCTCTAAACATCTCTCACATTGTTTGA